In Streptomyces sp. NBC_00569, a single genomic region encodes these proteins:
- the sufU gene encoding Fe-S cluster assembly sulfur transfer protein SufU, giving the protein MKLDSMYQDVILDHYKHPHGRGLRDGDAEVHHVNPTCGDEITLRVKYDGSTISDVSYEGQGCSISQASASVLNELLVGKDLAEAQKIQETFLELMQSRGRIEPDDAMEEVLEDAVAFAGVSKYPARVKCALLSWMAWKDATAQALDGAERKTA; this is encoded by the coding sequence GTGAAGCTGGATTCGATGTACCAGGACGTCATCCTGGACCACTACAAGCACCCGCACGGGCGCGGTCTGCGCGATGGCGACGCCGAGGTGCACCACGTCAATCCGACGTGCGGCGACGAGATCACGCTGCGCGTGAAGTACGACGGCTCGACGATCAGTGACGTCTCGTACGAGGGCCAGGGCTGCTCGATCAGCCAGGCTTCGGCCTCTGTTCTGAACGAGCTGCTCGTCGGCAAGGACCTGGCCGAGGCGCAGAAGATCCAGGAGACCTTCCTGGAGCTGATGCAGTCGCGGGGCAGGATCGAGCCCGACGACGCGATGGAGGAGGTGCTGGAGGACGCGGTCGCGTTCGCCGGTGTCTCCAAGTACCCGGCCCGTGTGAAGTGCGCCCTCCTGAGCTGGATGGCGTGGAAGGACGCGACGGCCCAGGCGCTGGACGGCGCGGAGAGGAAGACGGCATGA
- a CDS encoding metal-sulfur cluster assembly factor, with the protein MSETVTTKPASEEEVREALYDVVDPELGIDVVNLGLIYGIHIDDANIATIDMTLTSAACPLTDVIEDQAKSATDGIVNELRINWVWMPPWGPDKITDEGREQLRALGFNV; encoded by the coding sequence ATGAGCGAGACTGTGACCACCAAGCCGGCGTCCGAGGAAGAGGTCCGCGAGGCCCTCTACGACGTCGTCGACCCCGAGCTGGGCATCGACGTCGTCAACCTCGGCCTGATCTACGGCATTCACATCGACGACGCGAACATCGCCACGATCGACATGACGCTGACGTCCGCGGCCTGTCCGCTGACCGACGTCATCGAGGACCAGGCGAAGTCGGCCACCGACGGCATCGTGAACGAACTCCGGATCAACTGGGTCTGGATGCCGCCGTGGGGCCCGGACAAGATCACCGACGAGGGCCGCGAGCAGCTGCGCGCGCTCGGCTTCAACGTCTGA
- a CDS encoding DUF7847 domain-containing protein, whose protein sequence is MVSRSLWGATGTDYSRECGEMTDMWGQGPGQGPGYGPGGYGWGGAWTPPPPPPQPGVIPLAPLGVDRILGGAFTTMRRHAKPLFGTVLIVYAVLAALMAGALALAYAAVSDDVRALLDRHDEFEWSHARPVFTAFGVVWAVGMLALTVGTAFIQSACTVVLREAVLGRPARFGAVWRRAWSRTPSVLGVGLLMGLIALIPAGLAVAFLVSVFVMLLTQSVAPLGVLFLLMAVTVPLVVWIYVLFLFGPAAATLEEAGPIQALRRSARLVRGAWWRTFGISLLAGVIMMVVSLAVRVPLQIAMPDTTPQAYRPGQSASDVFEAMLPKLGLIMALSMIVNLLVQLVSSVFLPLVTALLYIDQRIRREGLAHTLELASRSDP, encoded by the coding sequence ATGGTGTCGCGATCACTGTGGGGGGCCACAGGGACGGACTACTCCCGGGAGTGCGGCGAGATGACGGACATGTGGGGACAGGGGCCTGGTCAGGGACCCGGATACGGACCGGGCGGCTACGGCTGGGGCGGTGCGTGGACCCCGCCGCCGCCCCCGCCGCAGCCGGGTGTCATCCCGCTCGCCCCGCTCGGCGTCGACCGGATACTCGGCGGCGCCTTCACCACGATGCGTCGCCACGCCAAGCCGCTGTTCGGCACCGTCCTCATCGTGTACGCGGTGCTCGCCGCGCTCATGGCGGGCGCGCTGGCGCTCGCCTACGCGGCCGTCTCCGACGACGTACGGGCGCTCCTGGACCGGCACGACGAGTTCGAGTGGAGCCACGCGCGGCCGGTGTTCACCGCGTTCGGCGTGGTGTGGGCCGTCGGCATGCTGGCGCTCACGGTCGGCACGGCGTTCATCCAGTCCGCGTGCACCGTGGTGCTGCGCGAGGCGGTGCTCGGCCGTCCCGCGCGCTTCGGGGCGGTATGGCGGCGCGCCTGGTCCCGCACCCCATCGGTGCTCGGCGTGGGCCTGCTGATGGGCCTGATCGCGCTGATCCCGGCGGGCCTGGCCGTGGCGTTCCTGGTGTCGGTCTTCGTCATGCTGCTCACGCAGTCGGTCGCCCCGCTCGGCGTCCTGTTCCTGCTCATGGCCGTGACGGTGCCGCTCGTGGTGTGGATCTACGTCCTGTTCCTGTTCGGTCCGGCGGCCGCCACGCTCGAGGAGGCCGGGCCGATCCAGGCGCTGCGCCGCTCGGCGCGCCTGGTGCGCGGCGCCTGGTGGCGCACGTTCGGCATCTCCCTGCTGGCCGGCGTGATCATGATGGTGGTGTCGCTCGCGGTGCGGGTGCCGCTCCAGATCGCGATGCCCGACACGACTCCGCAGGCGTACCGGCCGGGTCAGAGCGCGTCCGACGTGTTCGAGGCGATGCTGCCGAAGCTGGGCCTGATCATGGCCCTGTCCATGATCGTCAACCTGCTTGTTCAGCTGGTGAGTTCGGTGTTCCTGCCCCTGGTCACCGCGCTGCTCTACATCGACCAGCGCATCCGCAGGGAGGGCCTCGCCCACACCCTGGAGCTCGCGTCCCGGTCGGACCCCTAG
- a CDS encoding DMT family transporter, translating to MGYVLLSGAIAAEVAATTAMKYSEGFSRLWPSLITVSGYLIAFALLAQTLKTVQVGTAYAIWAGVGTAVIAGIGMLFLGEAMTAARLAGIALVIGGVVLLNMGGAH from the coding sequence ATGGGATACGTACTGCTCTCCGGCGCCATCGCGGCGGAAGTGGCCGCCACCACCGCCATGAAGTACAGCGAGGGATTCAGCAGGCTCTGGCCCTCCCTGATCACCGTCTCGGGCTATCTGATCGCGTTCGCGCTGCTCGCCCAGACGCTGAAGACCGTGCAGGTCGGGACCGCGTACGCGATCTGGGCCGGCGTCGGCACGGCCGTCATCGCCGGGATAGGCATGCTCTTCCTCGGCGAGGCGATGACCGCGGCCCGGCTCGCGGGCATCGCCCTGGTCATCGGCGGCGTGGTGCTGCTCAACATGGGCGGCGCCCACTGA
- a CDS encoding TetR/AcrR family transcriptional regulator, whose protein sequence is MARRYDPERRQRIIDAAIRVVGEKGIGGLSHRSVAAEADVPLGSTTYHFKTLDELLVAALRQANEGFAKALAGSAVFEAPRARLAAGLAAVLGEWLAGERSGVELEYELYLAALRRPALRPVAAEWGEGVAEELARHTDPVTARALVALMDGICLQVLLTDAVYEEEYARDMLARVIDGAPGDDAAGAAAGPSGERGAPGT, encoded by the coding sequence ATGGCGCGGCGCTACGACCCCGAACGGCGGCAGCGCATCATCGACGCCGCGATCCGCGTGGTGGGCGAGAAGGGCATCGGCGGGCTCAGCCACCGCAGCGTCGCCGCCGAGGCCGATGTGCCGCTCGGCTCGACGACGTACCACTTCAAGACCCTCGACGAACTGCTGGTCGCCGCGCTGCGCCAGGCCAATGAGGGGTTCGCGAAGGCACTGGCCGGCAGCGCCGTCTTCGAGGCGCCGCGCGCCCGGCTCGCGGCCGGGCTCGCCGCGGTCCTCGGCGAGTGGCTCGCTGGTGAGCGCTCCGGCGTCGAGCTCGAGTACGAGCTGTATCTCGCCGCCCTGCGCAGGCCCGCGCTGCGGCCCGTCGCCGCCGAGTGGGGCGAGGGCGTCGCCGAGGAACTCGCGCGTCACACGGACCCGGTCACGGCCCGCGCGCTGGTCGCCCTGATGGACGGAATCTGTCTCCAGGTGCTGCTCACGGACGCCGTCTACGAGGAGGAGTACGCGCGCGACATGCTCGCGCGGGTCATCGACGGCGCCCCCGGCGACGACGCGGCCGGCGCCGCGGCCGGCCCGTCGGGGGAGCGCGGCGCGCCCGGCACCTGA
- the dapD gene encoding 2,3,4,5-tetrahydropyridine-2,6-dicarboxylate N-succinyltransferase produces the protein MSDSPASTTAQRTTGAVAAGLATLTADGTVLDTWFPAPSLQDEPGPAGTERLSAERAVELLGEGAAKAIGTDARRGVETVAVRTVIASLDDKPLDAHDAYLRLHLLSHRLVKPHGQNLDGVFGLLANVAWTSLGPVAVDDVEKVRLNARAEGLHLAVTSIDKFPRMTDYVAPKGVRIADADRVRLGAHLAEGTTVMHEGFVNFNAGTLGTSMVEGRISAGVVVGNGSDIGGGASTMGTLSGGGNVRITIGERCLVGAEAGVGIALGDECVVEAGLYVTAGTRITMPDGEIVKARDLSGASNILFRRNSVTGAVEARPNNAVWGGLNEVLHSHN, from the coding sequence ATGTCTGACTCTCCCGCCAGCACCACCGCTCAGCGCACCACCGGCGCCGTCGCCGCAGGACTCGCCACGCTCACCGCCGACGGCACCGTCCTCGACACCTGGTTCCCCGCCCCGTCCCTCCAGGACGAGCCCGGCCCGGCCGGCACCGAGCGGCTCTCCGCCGAGCGCGCCGTCGAACTGCTCGGCGAGGGCGCCGCGAAGGCCATCGGCACCGACGCCCGCCGCGGTGTGGAGACCGTCGCCGTACGCACGGTCATCGCCTCGCTCGACGACAAGCCGCTCGACGCGCACGACGCCTACCTGCGCCTGCACCTGCTGTCCCACCGGCTGGTCAAGCCGCACGGGCAGAACCTGGACGGCGTCTTCGGTCTCCTCGCCAACGTCGCCTGGACCTCGCTCGGCCCGGTCGCCGTCGACGACGTCGAGAAGGTCCGCCTCAACGCCCGCGCCGAGGGCCTGCACCTCGCCGTGACGTCCATCGACAAGTTCCCCCGCATGACGGACTACGTCGCGCCGAAGGGCGTCCGTATCGCCGACGCCGACCGCGTCCGCCTCGGCGCGCACCTCGCCGAGGGCACCACCGTCATGCACGAGGGCTTCGTCAACTTCAACGCCGGCACGCTCGGCACGTCGATGGTCGAGGGCCGCATCTCCGCCGGTGTCGTCGTCGGCAACGGCTCCGACATCGGCGGCGGCGCCTCCACCATGGGCACGCTCTCCGGCGGCGGCAACGTCCGCATCACGATCGGCGAGCGCTGCCTCGTCGGCGCGGAGGCGGGCGTCGGCATCGCCCTCGGCGACGAGTGCGTCGTCGAGGCCGGTCTCTACGTCACCGCCGGTACGCGCATCACGATGCCCGACGGCGAGATCGTCAAGGCCCGCGACCTGTCCGGCGCCTCGAACATCCTCTTCCGCCGCAACTCGGTCACCGGCGCCGTCGAGGCCCGCCCGAACAACGCGGTGTGGGGCGGCCTGAACGAGGTTCTGCACAGCCACAACTGA
- a CDS encoding SigE family RNA polymerase sigma factor, translating to MDAGREAPAGHAGQAGGEAGEDRWDSFREFVANRSSALLKTAVLLSGGDRHAAEDLLQNALIKAAGRWHRIDEPEAYVRKILYRQQISRWRLKWRGRELAVAEPPESRTGVDSSHAADLRIVMRTALARLTARQRTVLVLRYFEDLPEADVARLLGCSVGTVRSTTHRSLAKLRSLAPELAALGQADAEELPSRDFSPMEVRP from the coding sequence ATGGATGCCGGCAGAGAAGCACCAGCGGGGCATGCCGGACAGGCGGGGGGTGAGGCAGGCGAGGATCGCTGGGACAGCTTCCGCGAGTTCGTGGCGAACAGGTCGTCCGCGCTACTGAAGACCGCGGTGCTCCTCAGCGGGGGCGACCGGCACGCCGCCGAGGACCTGCTCCAGAACGCGCTGATCAAGGCCGCCGGACGCTGGCACCGCATCGACGAACCGGAGGCCTACGTACGGAAGATCCTCTACCGCCAGCAGATCAGCAGATGGCGCCTGAAGTGGCGCGGACGGGAACTGGCCGTCGCCGAGCCGCCGGAGAGTCGTACAGGGGTCGACTCTTCCCACGCCGCCGACCTGCGCATCGTGATGCGCACCGCGCTCGCCAGGCTCACCGCCCGGCAGCGCACCGTACTCGTCCTGCGCTACTTCGAGGATCTGCCCGAGGCGGACGTCGCCCGCCTCCTGGGCTGCTCGGTGGGCACCGTGCGCTCGACCACGCACCGCTCGCTCGCCAAGCTGCGCAGCCTCGCGCCCGAACTCGCCGCGCTCGGTCAGGCAGACGCCGAAGAGCTGCCGTCCCGTGACTTCTCGCCCATGGAGGTGCGTCCGTGA
- a CDS encoding WD40 repeat domain-containing protein — protein MNVDELLRDALREQAADSASVPPGFADRVLAVRHRRRVRTIAGAAVATAAVVATAVAVPVLHSGGQDVRPASRMNQSDIIAHPDQSPPRDLIAAGDSALAAFSTYRTVKLPGRDAEMRRTYGLLNQKTGKYDRTTRWSWVDVAPGMRTAAVLEKRLPVDRIGLLDLITGKVERWIELDKGVGGVEFSPDGRKLVATTYSKNPDHLYWSHKMNVNGKDQPGPLASRTGFTVVDVASGKADWHERPFWKDEMGWSPNARSDLRFSHDGRLVYEETPMAPGRIYYDLNGRKVATPAVEKHVSWAEAGLSPDGKLIGGEFAGQGDEIASAIVDPLSGRMVTKVPGQQLLAWADNKRLIAWGCDPKKCRGKGEFHNQLLLLTIGSDKVVQLSDFRKASDDYPGRWTPQFTTR, from the coding sequence GTGAACGTCGATGAACTGCTGCGCGACGCACTGCGCGAACAGGCCGCCGACAGCGCGTCCGTGCCGCCCGGCTTCGCCGACCGGGTGCTCGCCGTGCGGCACCGCCGCCGGGTCCGCACCATCGCGGGAGCCGCGGTCGCCACGGCGGCGGTCGTCGCCACGGCGGTCGCCGTGCCCGTCCTGCACTCGGGCGGCCAGGACGTGCGCCCCGCGAGCCGGATGAACCAGAGCGACATCATCGCGCACCCGGACCAGTCGCCGCCGCGGGACCTCATCGCGGCGGGGGACTCGGCGCTGGCCGCGTTCTCCACGTACAGGACGGTCAAGCTGCCGGGCCGAGACGCCGAGATGCGGCGTACCTACGGGCTGCTCAACCAGAAGACCGGCAAGTACGACAGGACCACCCGGTGGTCGTGGGTGGACGTGGCGCCCGGCATGCGGACGGCCGCCGTCCTGGAGAAGCGGCTGCCCGTGGACCGCATCGGCCTGCTCGACCTGATCACCGGCAAGGTGGAGCGGTGGATCGAGCTCGACAAGGGCGTGGGCGGGGTGGAGTTCTCGCCGGACGGCAGGAAGCTCGTCGCCACGACGTACTCCAAGAACCCCGACCACCTCTACTGGTCGCACAAGATGAACGTGAACGGCAAGGACCAGCCGGGACCGCTCGCCAGCCGGACCGGGTTCACCGTCGTCGACGTCGCCTCCGGCAAGGCGGACTGGCACGAACGGCCTTTCTGGAAGGACGAGATGGGCTGGTCGCCGAACGCGCGCTCCGACCTCCGGTTCAGCCACGACGGCAGGCTCGTCTACGAGGAGACCCCGATGGCGCCCGGCCGGATCTATTACGACCTGAACGGCCGCAAGGTGGCCACACCCGCCGTGGAGAAGCACGTGTCGTGGGCGGAGGCGGGGCTCTCGCCGGACGGCAAGCTCATCGGCGGTGAGTTCGCCGGCCAGGGCGACGAGATCGCCTCGGCGATCGTCGATCCGCTCAGCGGCAGGATGGTCACGAAGGTGCCGGGACAGCAGCTGCTCGCCTGGGCCGACAACAAGCGGCTCATCGCCTGGGGCTGCGACCCCAAGAAGTGCCGCGGCAAGGGCGAGTTCCACAACCAGCTGCTCCTGCTCACCATCGGCAGCGACAAGGTCGTCCAGCTCAGCGACTTCCGCAAGGCGTCCGACGACTACCCGGGCCGCTGGACACCGCAGTTCACGACGCGTTGA
- the dapA gene encoding 4-hydroxy-tetrahydrodipicolinate synthase: MSLANSPHPPFGRALCAMVTPFADDGALDLDGAQRLAAHLVAEGCEGLVLSGTTGESPTTSDDEKAALVRAVKDAVGERVPVVAGVGTADTRHTVELAAGAEKAGADGLLVVSPYYSRPPQDALEAHFREIADASGLPVMLYDIPGRTGTRIEPDTLIRLASHPRIVAVKDCAYDMLGTQKVLGATGLAYYAGCEEFALPLYAVGGAGFVSTVANVAPRALRAVLDCYDAGDIGEAARRQQLAAPLVELMMASGLPGTVTAKALLGAIGLPGGPVRAPLRPAGHEVTDGLRAAYERLVSV; this comes from the coding sequence ATGAGCCTCGCGAACTCCCCGCACCCGCCCTTCGGCCGCGCCCTGTGCGCCATGGTCACGCCGTTCGCCGACGACGGCGCCCTCGACCTGGACGGCGCGCAGCGCCTGGCGGCCCACCTGGTCGCCGAGGGCTGCGAGGGCCTCGTCCTGTCCGGCACCACCGGCGAGTCCCCCACGACGTCGGACGACGAGAAGGCCGCGCTCGTGCGGGCCGTGAAGGACGCGGTCGGGGAGCGGGTCCCCGTCGTCGCGGGCGTCGGCACCGCGGACACCCGGCACACCGTGGAGCTCGCCGCCGGGGCCGAGAAGGCGGGCGCGGACGGCCTGCTGGTCGTCAGCCCGTACTACAGCCGCCCGCCGCAGGACGCCCTGGAGGCACACTTCCGCGAGATCGCGGACGCGTCGGGACTGCCGGTGATGCTGTACGACATCCCGGGCCGCACCGGCACGCGCATCGAGCCGGACACCCTGATCCGGCTCGCGTCCCACCCCCGGATCGTGGCCGTCAAGGACTGCGCGTACGACATGCTCGGCACGCAGAAGGTGCTCGGCGCGACCGGTCTGGCGTACTACGCGGGCTGCGAGGAGTTCGCGCTCCCGCTGTATGCGGTGGGCGGGGCGGGCTTCGTGTCGACGGTCGCGAACGTGGCGCCGCGCGCACTGCGGGCCGTCCTGGACTGCTACGACGCGGGCGACATCGGGGAGGCGGCCCGGCGCCAGCAACTGGCGGCCCCGCTCGTGGAGTTGATGATGGCGTCAGGCCTTCCGGGCACGGTCACCGCGAAGGCGCTGCTCGGCGCGATCGGCCTGCCCGGCGGCCCGGTCCGCGCACCCCTGCGGCCCGCCGGCCACGAGGTGACCGACGGGCTGCGAGCCGCGTACGAAAGACTCGTCAGCGTGTAG
- a CDS encoding ABC transporter permease, protein MSSLSLAVRDSSTMLRRNLLHARRYPSMTLNLLLTPVVLLLLFVYIFGDVMSAGISGGGADRSAYIAYLVPGILMLTIGGTTIGSAVSVSMDMTEGIIARFRTMAIHRGSVLIGHVVGSVLQCVMSVVLVGAVAVAIGFRSTDATALEWILAVGLLALVSLALTWIAVGMGLSSPNAEAASNNAMPLMVLPLLSSAFVPVDAMPGWFQPIAEYQPFTPAIETLRGLLLGTEIGNNGWLAVVWCLALAVLGYTWSRSLFNNTGKR, encoded by the coding sequence ATGAGCTCCCTGTCCCTCGCCGTGCGCGACTCGTCCACCATGCTGCGCCGCAACCTGCTGCACGCCCGGCGCTACCCCTCCATGACGCTGAATCTGCTGCTGACGCCCGTCGTGCTGCTGTTGCTCTTCGTCTACATCTTCGGCGACGTGATGAGCGCCGGCATCAGTGGCGGCGGCGCCGACCGCTCCGCGTACATCGCGTATCTCGTCCCGGGCATCCTGATGCTGACCATCGGCGGCACCACGATCGGCAGCGCGGTGTCCGTCTCCATGGACATGACCGAGGGCATCATCGCCCGCTTCCGCACGATGGCGATCCACCGCGGATCGGTGCTCATCGGACACGTCGTCGGCAGTGTTCTGCAGTGTGTGATGAGCGTGGTGCTCGTCGGGGCCGTCGCCGTGGCGATCGGGTTCCGGTCCACGGACGCCACCGCCCTGGAGTGGATCCTGGCGGTCGGGCTGCTGGCGCTCGTCTCCCTGGCACTCACCTGGATCGCGGTCGGCATGGGCCTGTCCAGCCCGAACGCCGAGGCGGCCAGCAACAACGCGATGCCGCTGATGGTCCTGCCGCTCCTGTCCAGCGCGTTCGTCCCGGTCGACGCGATGCCGGGCTGGTTCCAGCCGATCGCCGAGTACCAGCCGTTCACCCCGGCCATCGAGACTCTGCGCGGACTGCTGCTCGGCACCGAGATCGGCAACAACGGGTGGCTGGCCGTGGTCTGGTGCCTGGCACTGGCCGTCCTCGGCTACACCTGGTCGCGCTCGCTCTTCAACAACACCGGCAAGCGCTGA
- a CDS encoding ATP-binding cassette domain-containing protein, whose product MPSSVMTTSRSGNGQQPPAAVSTVGLRKSYGDKTVLDGIDLHIPTGTVFALLGPNGAGKTTAVQILSTLISADGGQAQVAGHDLATSPDGVRAAIGVTGQFSAVDGLITGEENMLLMADLHHLPKHEGRRVAAELLERFDLVDAAKKPASTYSGGMKRRLDIAMTLVGNPRIIFLDEPTTGLDPRARHNMWGIIRELVTDGVTVFLTTQYLDEADELADRIAVLNDGKIAAEGSADELKRLIPGGHIRLRFTDPDAYRSACLSLREAHRDDEALALQIPSDGSQRELRSILDWLDSTGVEADELTVHTPDLDDVFFALTGGAGVPAQPNQPKEEAR is encoded by the coding sequence ATGCCTTCATCTGTCATGACCACGTCCAGGTCGGGCAACGGCCAGCAGCCGCCCGCCGCCGTCTCCACCGTCGGGCTGCGCAAGTCGTACGGCGACAAGACCGTCCTCGACGGGATCGACCTGCACATCCCGACCGGCACCGTGTTCGCCCTGCTCGGCCCGAACGGCGCCGGCAAGACCACGGCCGTGCAGATCCTGTCCACGCTCATCTCCGCCGATGGCGGCCAGGCCCAGGTCGCGGGCCACGACCTCGCCACGTCACCGGACGGCGTACGTGCCGCGATCGGTGTCACCGGGCAGTTCTCCGCCGTCGACGGATTGATCACCGGCGAGGAGAACATGCTCCTCATGGCCGATCTCCACCACCTCCCCAAGCACGAAGGGCGCCGCGTCGCCGCCGAGTTGCTGGAGCGGTTCGACCTGGTGGACGCCGCGAAGAAGCCCGCCTCCACCTACTCGGGCGGCATGAAGCGCCGCCTCGACATCGCCATGACCCTGGTCGGCAACCCCCGGATCATCTTCCTCGACGAGCCGACCACCGGCCTCGACCCCCGCGCCCGCCACAACATGTGGGGCATCATCCGCGAACTCGTCACCGACGGGGTCACCGTCTTCCTCACCACGCAGTACCTCGACGAGGCCGACGAACTCGCCGACCGTATCGCCGTGCTCAACGACGGCAAGATCGCCGCCGAGGGCAGCGCCGACGAACTCAAGCGACTCATCCCCGGCGGACACATCCGGCTCCGGTTCACCGACCCGGACGCCTACCGGTCCGCCTGCCTCTCTCTGCGCGAGGCCCACCGGGACGACGAGGCCCTCGCGCTGCAGATCCCCAGTGACGGCAGCCAGCGCGAACTGCGTTCCATCCTCGACTGGCTGGACTCGACCGGCGTCGAGGCGGACGAGCTGACCGTGCACACCCCTGACCTCGACGACGTGTTCTTCGCCCTGACCGGCGGCGCCGGCGTACCCGCCCAGCCCAACCAGCCCAAGGAGGAAGCCCGATGA
- a CDS encoding DUF4097 family beta strand repeat-containing protein: protein MPSFDTPQPISVIANVAAGSIQFSASDRLDTVVETRPRDPKKDKDVRVAEQTEVTYANGVLTIKTPKGRYLVGPTGSVDVTVELPTGSRIDTTGSWTQVLGEGRLGEVRVKTSSGDVRLDSTGPLQLTASHGSITVDQVEGLAEITTSSGSLRVGVVDGPAVLKNSHGSTSVGTAIGDLRVSCANGDIDIRRAESSVTATTAHGTLRVGDVARGTVQLETSYGAIDIGIREGTAAWLDAGSGNGQVRNTLTASDSPEKSEETVEVRARTKFGNIDIRRARA, encoded by the coding sequence ATGCCTTCTTTCGACACGCCCCAGCCGATCTCGGTCATCGCCAACGTGGCCGCCGGTTCCATCCAGTTCTCCGCGAGCGACCGCCTCGACACGGTCGTCGAGACGCGGCCCCGCGACCCGAAGAAGGACAAGGACGTGCGGGTCGCCGAGCAGACCGAGGTCACCTACGCGAACGGCGTGCTGACCATCAAAACGCCCAAGGGCCGCTACCTCGTCGGGCCCACCGGCAGCGTCGACGTGACGGTCGAGCTGCCGACCGGCTCCCGCATCGACACGACCGGCTCCTGGACCCAGGTGCTCGGCGAGGGCCGGCTCGGCGAGGTCCGCGTGAAGACGTCGTCGGGTGACGTCCGCCTGGACTCGACGGGCCCGCTCCAGCTGACCGCGTCGCACGGCTCGATCACCGTGGACCAGGTCGAGGGCCTGGCCGAGATCACCACCAGCTCCGGCAGCCTGCGCGTCGGTGTCGTGGACGGCCCGGCCGTCCTGAAGAACTCGCACGGCTCCACGAGCGTCGGCACCGCGATCGGCGATCTGCGGGTGAGCTGCGCCAACGGCGACATCGACATCCGGCGCGCCGAGAGCTCGGTCACCGCGACCACCGCCCACGGCACCCTGCGCGTGGGTGACGTGGCCCGTGGCACCGTCCAGCTGGAGACCTCCTACGGCGCCATCGACATCGGCATCCGCGAGGGCACGGCCGCCTGGCTCGACGCCGGCTCGGGCAACGGACAGGTGCGCAACACGCTCACCGCCTCCGACAGCCCGGAGAAGAGCGAGGAAACGGTAGAGGTCCGCGCCCGGACCAAGTTCGGCAACATCGACATCCGCCGCGCCCGGGCCTGA
- a CDS encoding ArsR/SmtB family transcription factor yields MLDVTVIEDPAAAAVSLDPIRARLLAELAAGPASAAMLAPKVGLPRQKVNYHLKALEKHGLVELAGERRKGNVTERLMRATAASYVISPVALGAVRPDPDRARDQLSARWLLAVAARLVQDVGALLTGAAKAKKRLATYALDGEVRFASAADRAAFIEELTQGVGALVRKYHDGSAEGGRDHRVVIAVHPSVKEPQPRPPLED; encoded by the coding sequence ATGTTGGACGTCACCGTGATCGAGGACCCCGCGGCAGCCGCGGTCTCCCTCGACCCGATCAGGGCCCGGCTGCTCGCGGAGCTGGCCGCCGGACCCGCATCCGCCGCGATGCTCGCCCCCAAGGTCGGCCTGCCGCGCCAGAAGGTGAACTACCACCTCAAGGCGCTGGAGAAGCACGGCCTGGTCGAGCTGGCGGGGGAGCGGCGCAAGGGCAATGTCACCGAGCGCCTCATGCGGGCCACGGCCGCCTCGTACGTGATCTCACCGGTCGCGCTCGGCGCCGTGCGGCCCGACCCGGACCGGGCCCGCGACCAGCTCTCCGCGCGCTGGCTGCTCGCCGTCGCGGCACGTCTCGTACAGGACGTGGGGGCGCTGCTCACCGGGGCCGCCAAGGCGAAGAAGCGCCTGGCCACCTACGCGCTCGACGGCGAGGTCAGGTTCGCGTCCGCCGCGGACCGGGCCGCATTCATCGAGGAACTGACCCAAGGGGTCGGCGCGCTCGTCCGCAAATACCACGACGGATCCGCCGAGGGCGGCCGCGACCACCGCGTGGTGATCGCCGTGCATCCCTCGGTGAAGGAACCGCAGCCCCGACCGCCCCTCGAAGACTGA